In Hahella sp. KA22, one genomic interval encodes:
- a CDS encoding DUF599 domain-containing protein yields MNLLDYIALVWFLLNCVGYTYYSEHRAKTRPCLSNTLDLYRADWMRRTLMRDARIADASVVGSLERNGAFFASSSLLILAGLITAIGYTDKAMSVFSDLPYIAQTGKFMWELKLVVLCAVFVYSFFKFTWSMRQYNFCGVLISSAPLTYEDKVSSGAREALAQSAARVANLAGDSFNLGLRSYYYGLAVLTWFIHPILFMAITSAVVAILFQREFRSRALKALRAGKTFEDAAAGKE; encoded by the coding sequence ATGAATCTACTGGATTATATTGCTCTCGTCTGGTTCTTATTGAATTGCGTCGGTTACACCTATTATTCGGAACACCGCGCGAAAACCCGGCCCTGTCTCTCCAATACGTTGGATTTGTACCGCGCCGACTGGATGCGCCGTACGCTGATGCGCGACGCCCGTATCGCCGACGCTTCTGTAGTGGGCAGTCTGGAGCGCAACGGCGCTTTCTTCGCCTCAAGCAGCTTGCTGATCCTCGCGGGTTTGATCACTGCTATAGGGTATACGGACAAAGCCATGTCCGTCTTTAGTGATCTACCCTATATCGCCCAGACCGGCAAGTTCATGTGGGAACTCAAGCTGGTGGTGCTGTGCGCGGTGTTCGTGTATTCCTTTTTCAAATTCACCTGGTCTATGCGGCAATACAACTTCTGCGGTGTGCTCATCAGCAGCGCGCCCTTGACCTATGAGGACAAGGTCAGCTCCGGCGCGCGTGAGGCGCTGGCCCAGTCCGCCGCACGGGTGGCGAATCTGGCCGGGGATTCTTTTAACCTGGGTTTACGGTCATACTATTACGGACTCGCCGTACTGACCTGGTTTATCCATCCAATATTGTTTATGGCGATAACCAGCGCAGTGGTGGCCATCCTGTTTCAACGGGAGTTCCGGTCCCGCGCTCTGAAAGCGCTGCGCGCCGGTAAGACCTTTGAGGATGCGGCGGCGGGGAAAGAGTAA
- a CDS encoding ABC transporter permease yields the protein MTGSTRPLQLWLREWRQPSFRLLWLALFVAVLTVASITAFTGRLKAVFDDGASRFLGGDQVIESSGNLSDAWVKEAQKLGLETAFTLEFSTMLNRGDQFQLVAVKAVDEGYPLKGEVGVVTQAGAPSQTVKQGPAQGEVWLAPRLFSLLGVQLGDAVGVGHKQLKVTGLLTKEPDPSFSFMNVAPRVLMNYEDVAATAVAQPGSRLKYRLLLAGDEPRLEQFNADIASSLTASERIVSAKDGRPAVSRAIERAERYLLLGGVLGVLLAAVALTVTAQYYAQQQKDTVALLKTLGCRSGQLRMRFASLLLISAVTASILGLGCGLLFEQWAVWAMGDMLPPLHTSLPLNWIWLPLLTLAIVLAAFAWPVFRALAKQPPMFILRQAAANADFQRMLGFSKSRMLSALIGFAALLMVYSGELTIVAAVLVGLAVMIAVAAWLMKMWVKLRPPRRTVTPGALRAGADQLKRRPWSTVPHVLALGSAWALLLTLFLVRTELVDNWRAQIPENAPNHFFINIAPYEVEPMRTLFEQNNIAAAPLYPMVRGRLTHINGEPVRTVVSKEREVGALNRELNLTWMADLPEDNRILSGTWWDGASSAQGGVPGVSIESQLAQRLDVKLGDALTFQIGGATLESKVQSIRSVQWDSLKPNFYMAFAPGALDGFAATYLTSAYLGDNKTEMVNQINRQFPTVSVLELDQFVVKVREVIAQVSLAIEALLALIFAAALLVVASLLAREAPSRRAETALFRALGAHRRVVIGATVGEFSLIGAFAGVMGVIVAESVAGFLQYRLFELPFSLHWELWLLAPLISAAATAAYAYWRLRGALLAPPHATLQSGFVE from the coding sequence ATGACAGGTTCTACGCGACCGCTGCAACTCTGGCTGAGAGAGTGGAGACAGCCTTCATTCCGTTTGTTGTGGCTTGCGCTGTTTGTCGCTGTGCTGACGGTGGCGTCGATCACGGCCTTTACCGGGCGATTGAAGGCGGTTTTCGATGACGGCGCCTCCCGGTTCCTCGGTGGCGATCAGGTAATCGAAAGCTCCGGCAATCTTTCCGACGCCTGGGTGAAAGAAGCGCAGAAATTGGGTTTGGAGACCGCGTTCACGCTGGAATTCTCCACCATGTTGAACCGTGGCGATCAGTTTCAATTGGTCGCAGTCAAAGCGGTGGATGAAGGGTATCCGCTGAAAGGCGAAGTGGGCGTGGTGACTCAGGCAGGCGCTCCCTCGCAGACGGTGAAGCAGGGGCCGGCGCAAGGCGAAGTCTGGCTGGCGCCAAGACTGTTCTCCCTGCTGGGCGTGCAGTTGGGGGACGCCGTTGGCGTTGGGCATAAGCAGTTAAAAGTGACCGGGTTACTGACGAAGGAGCCTGACCCTTCTTTTTCTTTCATGAATGTGGCCCCCCGCGTTTTGATGAACTACGAGGATGTCGCCGCCACGGCGGTGGCGCAGCCTGGAAGCCGCTTGAAATATCGCCTGCTGCTGGCCGGCGACGAGCCGCGACTGGAGCAGTTCAATGCGGACATTGCGTCGTCACTGACCGCCTCCGAGCGCATCGTCTCAGCGAAAGACGGTCGTCCGGCAGTCTCGCGGGCGATAGAGCGGGCCGAGCGTTATCTGTTATTAGGCGGCGTATTGGGCGTGCTGCTGGCGGCGGTGGCGCTCACCGTCACGGCGCAGTATTACGCTCAGCAGCAGAAAGACACGGTGGCTCTGCTGAAAACCCTGGGGTGTCGCAGTGGTCAGCTACGCATGCGTTTTGCGTCACTGTTGTTAATTTCCGCCGTAACCGCGTCGATATTGGGGCTGGGGTGCGGGCTGCTCTTTGAGCAATGGGCGGTGTGGGCCATGGGCGATATGCTGCCGCCGCTGCATACATCCTTGCCTCTTAATTGGATCTGGTTGCCGCTGCTGACACTGGCGATTGTACTGGCGGCGTTCGCCTGGCCGGTGTTTCGGGCCCTGGCCAAGCAACCCCCCATGTTTATTCTGCGGCAGGCGGCGGCCAATGCGGACTTTCAGCGCATGCTTGGATTCTCCAAGTCGCGCATGCTGTCCGCCCTGATCGGCTTTGCGGCGTTGTTGATGGTCTACAGCGGTGAATTAACCATCGTCGCTGCTGTATTGGTCGGACTGGCGGTGATGATCGCCGTAGCGGCCTGGCTCATGAAAATGTGGGTGAAGCTGCGTCCGCCGCGTCGCACGGTCACCCCGGGGGCGCTGCGGGCCGGCGCCGATCAGTTGAAGCGTCGCCCCTGGTCGACGGTGCCGCACGTACTGGCGCTGGGCAGCGCCTGGGCTTTGCTGTTGACCCTGTTTCTGGTGCGAACGGAGCTGGTGGATAACTGGCGGGCGCAAATTCCGGAAAATGCGCCGAATCACTTCTTTATCAACATCGCTCCCTATGAAGTGGAGCCGATGCGAACCTTGTTCGAGCAGAATAATATCGCTGCGGCGCCATTGTATCCCATGGTGCGCGGCCGTCTGACCCATATCAACGGCGAACCTGTGCGGACGGTGGTCAGCAAGGAGCGAGAGGTCGGCGCTTTGAACCGGGAACTCAATCTAACCTGGATGGCGGATCTGCCGGAAGATAACCGAATCCTGAGCGGTACCTGGTGGGATGGGGCGTCGAGCGCGCAAGGCGGCGTTCCCGGCGTGTCGATTGAAAGCCAGTTGGCGCAGCGACTTGACGTGAAGCTGGGGGACGCTCTGACTTTCCAGATCGGCGGCGCTACATTGGAGTCGAAAGTACAGAGCATTCGCAGCGTACAGTGGGACAGCCTTAAGCCTAACTTTTACATGGCTTTCGCGCCCGGCGCCCTGGATGGCTTCGCTGCGACCTATCTGACCAGCGCTTATCTGGGCGATAACAAAACTGAGATGGTGAACCAGATTAATCGCCAGTTTCCCACCGTGTCGGTGCTGGAGTTGGATCAATTTGTGGTGAAAGTGCGGGAAGTCATCGCGCAGGTGTCTTTGGCGATAGAAGCGTTATTGGCGCTGATTTTCGCGGCGGCGCTGTTGGTGGTGGCGTCGTTGCTGGCGCGCGAGGCGCCTTCGCGACGTGCGGAGACTGCGCTGTTTCGGGCGCTGGGCGCCCACCGGCGCGTTGTAATTGGCGCGACCGTAGGAGAGTTCAGCCTGATTGGCGCCTTTGCCGGCGTCATGGGCGTTATCGTGGCCGAGAGCGTGGCGGGATTTCTGCAATATCGACTGTTTGAGCTGCCTTTTAGCCTGCACTGGGAGTTGTGGTTGCTGGCGCCGCTAATCAGCGCCGCTGCGACGGCGGCTTATGCATACTGGCGTTTACGGGGCGCTCTGCTGGCTCCCCCTCATGCGACGTTGCAATCCGGCTTCGTTGAGTAG
- a CDS encoding PaaI family thioesterase, whose translation MQQYEPWENDEIRFGRVSRFLDSLNQCRELGIKVTCANADGLELELPYSEHIVGDTDTGVIHGGAITTLMDTASGGSVLCCLPELELCPTLDLRVDYMRPAQPGKTVFARARCYRVTGTIVFTRCEAFQRGPDTTVANCVATFMRIGRDASPDWFWEKIEGRK comes from the coding sequence ATGCAGCAGTACGAACCCTGGGAGAACGACGAAATTCGTTTTGGCCGGGTATCGAGGTTTCTGGATAGCCTTAATCAATGTCGAGAACTTGGCATCAAAGTGACTTGCGCCAATGCGGATGGCCTGGAGCTGGAACTGCCTTACAGCGAACACATCGTTGGCGACACCGATACGGGCGTCATTCATGGCGGCGCCATCACTACGTTGATGGATACCGCTTCCGGCGGCAGCGTATTGTGTTGTCTGCCCGAGCTGGAGTTGTGTCCTACCCTGGATCTGCGGGTGGACTACATGCGTCCGGCGCAGCCCGGCAAAACTGTCTTCGCCCGCGCCCGTTGCTATCGGGTGACCGGCACGATCGTCTTCACTCGCTGTGAAGCTTTTCAGCGGGGCCCGGACACCACGGTGGCCAACTGCGTCGCCACGTTCATGCGGATTGGGCGCGATGCGTCCCCCGACTGGTTCTGGGAAAAGATCGAGGGCAGGAAGTAA
- a CDS encoding ABC transporter ATP-binding protein, which produces MTSVDVLEVKSLTKSVSNGSGRLDILKGVDIQIKVGESLAIIGRSGSGKTTLLSIMAGLDLPSAGQVRMLGKDLAQLDEDGRAAIRAQHVGFVFQSFQLIPTMTALENVMLPLDLAGAADSRERARQWLDRVGLLEREGHYPRQLSGGEQQRVAVARAFATEPDILFADEPTGNLDLETGQHIMDLLFDLNKQHSTTLILVTHDRELAGRCGRSLALDQGVLEAA; this is translated from the coding sequence CTTGAGGTTAAATCGCTGACGAAAAGTGTCTCCAATGGTAGCGGTCGTCTGGACATATTGAAAGGCGTCGATATACAAATCAAGGTGGGAGAGTCGCTGGCGATTATCGGGCGCTCCGGCTCAGGCAAGACCACTCTGCTGAGCATCATGGCGGGCCTTGACCTGCCGTCAGCGGGTCAGGTGCGTATGCTGGGCAAGGATCTGGCGCAACTGGACGAAGATGGCCGCGCGGCGATTCGCGCTCAACATGTCGGTTTTGTTTTTCAATCCTTTCAGCTTATTCCCACCATGACGGCTCTGGAAAATGTGATGTTGCCCCTGGATCTCGCTGGCGCCGCGGACAGCCGTGAGCGGGCGCGCCAGTGGTTGGACCGGGTTGGACTGTTGGAGCGGGAAGGGCATTACCCGCGCCAGTTGTCCGGAGGCGAGCAACAGCGGGTTGCTGTGGCCAGGGCCTTCGCCACGGAGCCTGATATTCTATTTGCGGATGAACCCACTGGAAATCTGGATCTGGAAACCGGGCAGCACATCATGGATCTGCTGTTCGACCTGAACAAGCAGCATTCAACGACGTTGATACTGGTCACCCATGACCGCGAACTGGCGGGCCGCTGCGGGCGTTCTCTGGCGCTGGATCAAGGCGTTCTGGAGGCCGCGTAA
- a CDS encoding M48 family metalloprotease — MLRLFTCSLCLILILLQGCSVNPVTGKREIMIISEQQEMSLGQEQYHPAQQSQGGLYYLDPELTFYVRQVGEKLAKVSDRPDLPYEFVVLNNSIPNAWALPSGKIAINRGLLAKLDDEAQLAAVLGHEIVHAAARHSAKRMQSNLLISAGVAGLGLALDNQDYRDILVGGAAMGATMAVAKYGRDHELESDHYGMQYMAAAGYDTQAAVELQQLFVKLSEGHSQNWLEGLFASHPPSPERVEENRRTALTLPKSNYRGKDAFVKATARLLKTAPAYDAYDEGVQALKAGDADKALQRANQAIKLEPEEAMFYSLRGDIYKKQNKESAALKEYDKAVSLNPDYFAHTLKRGLAYKEKGDSAKAAQDLRRANDLLPTSVANLALGDIEAQSNNSAAAISHYSAAAEASGAYGQEARQKLSRLDLPKNPERYLQLQTLKDKQGRAFITYINQSALEVNNIVVEVALINASGWVMKQDTLTLGPASPGQQAKPVFSAIATEAAQRKDLSLLTRLHSYRLR; from the coding sequence ATGCTACGCCTCTTTACATGTAGCCTGTGCCTAATCCTGATCTTGCTGCAAGGGTGCAGCGTGAACCCGGTCACCGGTAAACGCGAGATCATGATCATCAGCGAGCAGCAAGAGATGAGCCTGGGACAGGAACAGTACCACCCCGCGCAACAATCCCAGGGCGGACTGTATTATCTTGATCCGGAGCTGACCTTCTATGTACGCCAGGTGGGGGAAAAGCTCGCCAAAGTCAGCGACCGCCCTGACCTGCCCTATGAATTCGTAGTACTGAATAATTCCATCCCCAATGCCTGGGCGCTGCCCTCAGGCAAGATCGCCATCAACCGCGGCCTGTTAGCGAAGCTGGATGATGAGGCGCAGCTGGCCGCCGTGCTCGGCCACGAAATCGTTCACGCCGCAGCCCGCCACAGCGCCAAGCGCATGCAGTCGAATTTGCTTATCTCAGCTGGCGTGGCCGGCCTGGGACTGGCGCTGGACAATCAGGACTATCGAGACATATTAGTAGGCGGAGCCGCCATGGGCGCCACGATGGCGGTAGCGAAGTACGGTCGAGATCATGAGCTGGAGTCCGATCACTACGGCATGCAATACATGGCCGCCGCCGGTTACGACACCCAGGCTGCGGTGGAGCTGCAGCAACTGTTCGTGAAGCTTTCCGAGGGACATTCGCAGAATTGGCTGGAAGGCTTGTTCGCTTCACATCCGCCCTCTCCTGAACGCGTGGAAGAAAATCGACGCACCGCGCTGACGCTACCCAAGTCTAACTATCGCGGTAAAGACGCCTTCGTGAAGGCGACAGCGCGCCTGCTCAAAACCGCTCCCGCTTACGACGCCTACGACGAGGGCGTTCAGGCGTTAAAGGCGGGCGATGCCGACAAAGCGCTGCAACGGGCCAATCAGGCCATCAAGCTGGAGCCGGAAGAAGCGATGTTTTACTCCCTGCGCGGCGACATCTATAAAAAGCAGAACAAAGAATCCGCCGCCTTGAAGGAGTATGACAAAGCCGTATCGCTGAACCCTGATTACTTCGCTCACACTCTCAAGCGCGGCCTGGCTTATAAAGAGAAGGGAGACAGCGCCAAAGCCGCGCAGGATCTGCGCCGCGCCAACGATTTACTGCCGACTTCCGTGGCCAATCTGGCGCTGGGCGATATTGAAGCGCAGAGCAATAATTCCGCCGCCGCGATCAGCCACTACAGCGCAGCGGCGGAGGCGTCAGGAGCTTACGGCCAGGAAGCCCGCCAGAAGCTATCGCGCCTGGACTTGCCGAAGAATCCTGAGCGTTATCTGCAACTGCAGACACTGAAAGATAAGCAAGGTCGCGCCTTCATTACCTATATCAATCAAAGCGCTTTGGAAGTGAACAATATTGTGGTCGAAGTGGCCTTGATAAACGCGAGCGGCTGGGTCATGAAGCAGGACACCCTCACCTTGGGGCCCGCCAGTCCCGGTCAACAGGCCAAACCGGTGTTCAGCGCCATTGCGACGGAGGCGGCGCAGCGTAAGGACTTATCGCTGCTCACCCGTCTGCATAGCTACCGTTTACGCTAA
- a CDS encoding PaaI family thioesterase yields MESLQQHVAQAHRSGDYNKLLELIPYASTLGVRCERFGNEVVFILPKREQNLGNPILPAIHGGVIGGFMELAAAFHLAIFLEIDTFPRIVDFSLDYLRAGLYQETYAECKLTRRGNRVANVSVSAWQKKRKDPIALARAHFLLG; encoded by the coding sequence ATGGAGTCTTTACAGCAACACGTCGCCCAGGCGCACCGCAGCGGCGACTACAACAAGCTTCTGGAACTGATTCCCTACGCCAGCACCCTCGGCGTGCGCTGTGAGCGTTTCGGCAATGAAGTGGTGTTTATTCTGCCCAAGCGGGAGCAGAATTTGGGCAACCCCATCTTGCCGGCGATTCACGGTGGCGTGATCGGCGGATTCATGGAGTTGGCCGCTGCGTTCCATCTTGCCATTTTCCTGGAGATTGACACTTTCCCCCGGATTGTCGACTTTTCTTTGGACTACCTGCGTGCGGGTCTGTATCAGGAGACCTATGCGGAGTGCAAGCTGACCCGTCGCGGCAACCGCGTCGCCAATGTCAGCGTCAGCGCATGGCAGAAAAAGCGCAAGGACCCGATTGCATTGGCGCGAGCACATTTTTTGCTCGGCTGA
- a CDS encoding alpha/beta fold hydrolase, translating into MSQASLSGMPDVHKAAPESLLVTLTPWEYAAEPGMMIRGWRSRPSGKPILHFMHGNGFCGLTYEPLLRLLAEHYDLFLSDAQGHGDSDAGGSFRGWNATAETAYAAWRHFRADYGAVPALGMGHSFGGVLTTLIAAAHQDAFDQVVALDPVYFTPTMLRALTAYRWLRLRAPNPLAARAENRRDGWDDIAAAREYFEGRGMLKGWRADALDAYIQHALQESEQGLTLKCPPRLEAAVFATFPDRLWPAIKHVRQPMAIIYGESSYPFVVKSAQRAASVNRRVRLQSLPGGHCFMQEDPDAAFAHILALAASAEG; encoded by the coding sequence ATGAGCCAAGCCTCACTCTCTGGTATGCCCGATGTGCATAAGGCCGCGCCGGAGTCGCTACTAGTGACGTTAACTCCCTGGGAGTATGCCGCGGAGCCGGGAATGATGATTCGAGGCTGGCGCAGCCGCCCCTCGGGCAAACCGATACTGCACTTTATGCATGGCAACGGTTTCTGTGGATTAACCTATGAGCCTTTGTTGCGCCTGCTCGCCGAGCATTACGACTTGTTTCTCAGCGACGCGCAGGGACATGGCGACAGCGACGCCGGTGGGTCGTTTCGCGGCTGGAATGCAACGGCGGAAACCGCCTACGCCGCCTGGCGGCATTTTCGTGCGGATTATGGCGCGGTTCCGGCGCTAGGCATGGGACACAGTTTCGGCGGCGTGTTGACGACGCTGATCGCCGCGGCCCACCAGGATGCGTTCGATCAGGTGGTGGCGCTGGACCCGGTCTATTTCACTCCAACCATGTTGCGAGCGCTGACCGCCTATCGCTGGTTGCGATTGCGCGCCCCCAATCCCTTGGCGGCGCGGGCCGAAAACCGGCGCGATGGCTGGGACGACATAGCGGCGGCGCGTGAGTATTTTGAGGGACGCGGGATGCTCAAAGGCTGGCGCGCCGACGCATTGGACGCCTATATCCAGCATGCGCTGCAGGAATCCGAGCAGGGATTGACCCTGAAGTGTCCGCCACGTTTGGAGGCGGCGGTGTTCGCAACCTTTCCAGATAGACTGTGGCCTGCCATCAAACACGTGCGCCAACCCATGGCGATTATTTATGGGGAAAGCTCTTATCCATTCGTTGTGAAGTCCGCGCAGCGGGCGGCGTCCGTCAATCGAAGGGTGCGATTACAATCGCTTCCGGGCGGACATTGTTTTATGCAGGAAGATCCAGACGCCGCCTTCGCACATATCCTGGCTTTGGCGGCGTCCGCTGAGGGTTAG